The DNA region AAGCCAGGTAAGCGATATAAGAGAATAAGGAATAAAGCTACTAAAAAAAATCCAATAATCGCAGCCTTTACTCCAGCATTTATTGCACTACCTCCTAAGGTGGCGCCGATAGTTTGAGTAGAAAGGAGAGTTATCGGCACAGGCAGAGCTCCCGAATTGAGCCGGCCAACAAGCAATTTTGCTTCAGTCGGAGTAAAACTTCCAGAAATAACAGCCTGGCCGTTTGGAATTTCTTCTCGAACAACTGGCGTAGAAATAGGCGCGCCATCCAAATAAATTGCTACCATTTTCCCGATATTGTCTTTTGTAATTTGAGCAAAAAGTTTTGTCCCTGTATCATCAAACTGTAGACTTATTTTAGGTTCACGAGTATTTGTGTCAAATTCTAGGATCGCTTTTTTCAAATATCTTCCAGTAAGATCGGTAGAAATAAATTGAGAATTTATATCGAGAGTGACCTTGCCATCTTTGCCAACGGTAGCAGTTTGCGGGGTACCTTTTGGAGCTTCTATTTTAAATTCAAGAAGCGGAGTCTGTCCGATCATATCTATGGCTTGTTTAACATCTGTCACCCCCGGAAGGTCCACTATCAACTGTTCCCCTGTTGCTCCAGAGACAAATCCTCCGTGTTGCACCTGCACTACTGGCTCGGAAACTCCAAAAAGATTTATGCGCCGTTCAATCACATCACGGAGCGCATTCATTGAGTCCCCTACCTGACTTACTGGAACTAAAGAAGTATCGGCTTTATATATCAGGTGACTTCCTCCTGAAAGATCAAGCCCGAGTTTGAAAGAAAATTTTGCCAGACCAGTAGCTTTGGTGCCTATAGGTAATCTCCTATAGTTAGCTTCTGACTTATAAACAAAAAAGCCAATCCCGGCACCTAAAATAAGAATTATTAAAGTTAAAACAATCTTTTTCCACATAATGAATATAAAGCCATATTACACACTTTCTATAAAATATGCAAATTATTTTTTCTTCTTTAGAAATTCACAAATAATTGGTATTAAAGACAAAACTATTATAAATAGGATTATCGGTAAAATATATTGATTAATATTGTTAACAGAATTTCCAAGAAAATATCCACTGAAAATCATTGAGGATATCCATAAAAAAGCACCGAATATATTGTAAAAAATAAAACTATTGTATTTCATATTTCCCGCACCAGCCATGATTGGAGCGAAAGTTCTAACAATGGGCACGAAGCGAGCAAACACAATCGTCCTCTTTCCATATTTATCGTAAAATTTTGCAGTTTTATCTAAATTATTTTTATTAAAAAAGAATGAATTCCGTTTAGAAAAAATTCTCGGTCCCATTTTTTTACCCGTCCAGTATCCTACACTATCACCTAAAATTGCGAACAAAACTGATCCAAAAAATAAATAAAAAATATTAAAATAACCCGCTGAAGCTAAAACCCCTGCACTAAACAAGAGAGATCCTCCGGGAAAAAAGAAACAAAAGAAAAGTCCCGACTCGGCAAACACGACAAAAAAAATCCCAAGCAACCCTAGGTTTTCTATAAAAGATAAAATCATTTAGTTTTAAAGAAAAAATTAGTAACGCGATTAGCTAGGTAAGCAATAATGAAACCTTCTATAAAACCACCTAAAATATCTATTGGGAAATGCACTCCGGAAATAACACGAGAAACCCCGATAAGCAATGCGAAAAGCATGAAAATATAGCTGATTTTTTTATTGATATAAAATAATGCAAAGGCCAAAGCCGAGGCTACAGCTGAGTGTCCAGAAGGAAAAGCAAAACCAGTCTCTCCGAAAAGCGGACGCACTTGTGAGAAAACCACGAATGGCCGAAGCGTATGAAATAAAATTTTTGCAATAAATTTATTGAAAAACCACGCGACGACTACTGACAAGCCGACTGGAACAAAATCCTTCCATTTGTTTATTAATTCTCTAACAGGGTTTTGAGACGGGAGAACCTTGTAATAAAAAAGTAAAAAAATTCCTGCTAATATTATTGCTATATAAATAAAATAAACAGCAAAAAAAATAACAATGCCATCAAAAATTTTAGATTGATGCGCTAGATTATAAAAAAAGAAAAAGATTGCGTTGTTCATTTATATAGGATTATAATATTTTTTAAAAAAGATACCTAATTTATCATTTACGCTATAGCTGATATTCATTTATTATAAGGTTTGGCTAGTTTAAAAGTTTTAAAATTATTTCTTATTTTTATTTCCTTAAGATATTTTAGAAAATCCTTTGGTAATGGTGATGGACCAACCCAGACACTTTTTTGTATCATAATGTATTCAAATTTCACTAATTGTCGACGGAACCAATCTCTTTCTTTTTTTCTTTCCTCTGGAATATCATAAATTAGAAGTAAATTTTTAGGTGCATCTTTTTCAAAAGAAGACAAAAAAGAAACATGGTATAGACTTCTGATCCTCTTGCGGGATTTTTTATTTTGTTCTTTTTTAGTAAGAGAAAAAATAGGTAGTCCGAAAGCATTTACCCGCATTCCTTTATAATATCTGCTAGTCATATTTTATATTATACGTTATTTATCAATATGCGCTATAGCTGATATTAGATTAGATATTTGTAAACTACGATTCTATCACAACATACTCCCCTTCTTTTAATGCATGAATAGGTAAATTTTCTTTGTAATTTTTTAATTCTTCCAATGCTTTATCCCAATCAATAGGACCACGAGGATCATCACTGCCATAAGAAGATTTATAATGAGGAAGAAATTTGATCGGTAAAATTGAAAGCCCGTCCATACACCGACGCCAATCACAGGTCCAAAAATATTTAGAAATGGCATCTGAGCCTGCTGAGCTAGTAGCTATAACTTTCCCTTCCCAAATTTTTGGAATATCAAATTGTCTTAACCAATACTGCAAAAGATGATCGTCCCCACCATGAATATAAACAACGGCTGAATTTTTAATTTGTTCTTCAAAATTTTCAGGAAAAGCTAATTCAAAAATGGGCGTCGCTTCCTCTGGAAACATTTTGCATTTCTCTTTAAATTCAGAAAATTTTATTTCCCAGTCTTCGCGTGGTTGAGCAAAAAAACACATAAGTAAACGCGGGTTATTTCCTAAATTTTTTACTATCTCAGCAAAAAATTTCTTTGCTAAATCTGGATAATTTTTTGAACCACCTGAATTCAAAATATATTTAGTCATTTTTAAAGCTTTTTGCTACCGTTAATACATTATTTAAAAGCATTGCCACAGTTACCGGGCCGACGCCTCCGGGAACAGGCGAAACATAACCGGCAACATCTTTCACGGATTCAAAATCAACATCACCGACAATATTTTTTCGGGTTCCGAGTAGGCCTACGTCTTCAGAAGTTCCTGCATCTATTAAAATTGCTCCTTGCTTTATCATACCACCAGTAATATATTTTCCTTTACCAATTCCTAAAATTATGACATCCGCTTGCTTGATAAGCTCTTCTTTGTTTTCAGTTTTGCTTCGAATGATAATCGGATCTAAACCTCGAAATTTGAGCAAGGCTGTGACTGGCTTCCCTACTAATAATCCTTGACCTAAAACTACTATCTTTTTACCTTTTAAATCTAAATTAAGTGAATCAAGGAGCGCCATGCAAGCTAGCGCCGTCGGGAAACCTACAGCGGTTTCACCGCTGTAAAATTTTTCACTCGCGACAGTCCCCAAACAATCGACATCAAGTTTTGGATCAATGCCATTGAGCGCTGTTTGTTTATCAATGTGTTCCGGCAACGGAAGCTGAATAATAATTCCGCGCATATTTTGAACCTTATTTAAAATTTCTATTTCTTTTATTAATTCAGAAGTAGTTATAGACGCAGGAAAATTTGCTTTATGAAAACTTATGCCTACAGACTCCGCCATGCGTCCTTTCATTTGCACGTATTGGAGAGATGCAGGATCTTCGCCCACCAACACATCGCAAAAGACCGGCTTAAAAGATAGCTCCTTTACTTCCGTTTTCACTTTCTCTAAAATCTCATTCCTTATTTTTTTTCCATCAATTATAGTCATAATTTTATTCATAAAATTTTCCCGTAAATCTCCCCCTGCCAAAGGGGAGTGCCCGAAGGGAGAGGGGGTCTATCCCTCATATTCCCAAAAATTCATTTTTCATATCATCGCGATGCGCTGGTCTACTATATCTGCGCAAACCCATCAAAATACCCAATCCTGCAAATTCGGTTAATAAATGTGAACCGCCATAACTCATAAATGAAAGAGGAATACCGGTTACTGGCAACAACCCAAGATTCATACCAATATTTATAAGTATATGGCTCATAAAATAAATAGCAATTCCCATACCAAAAAGTATTTCAAAATTAGAAGCACCCAAGGAAGCAGAAAGAAGAATCCTCCAGATTACTAAACAGTAAAACAAAAGAATTAAAGAGCAGCCAACAAATCCCCACTCCTCGGCAAAAGCGGCAAAAATAAAATCGGATTGCGGAACAGGCAAAAATTTTAATCTTGACTGTGTCCCAAAACCTAAACCCTTTCCCAAGATTTGTCCTGAACCTACAGCGATAGTTGACTGAAATACATTATATCCTGTTTTGTGAATATCGGCTAAAGGATTTATAAAACTATAAATACGAGCTTTTTGATAGGGTTTAAAAGCGACAAACCATAAGGAAGCAAAAATCAGCACTCCGACAGCAAACACAGCAAATAAGTGAACCTTGGAAATTCCGGAAACAAGCACCATGCCCAGCCAGATAAAAAATATAATCATGGCCGAACCAAAATCGGGTTGAAACAAAACCAAAACCAAAGGAAAAAATGCATAAAGCCCAGAAATGAAAATATGTTTTATGTCTCTGATCTCCACATGGCGACGAGAAAAATATTTTGCTAAAACCAAGACTAAAACTAGTTTCATCACATCAACCGGCTGGAAAAAGAAGAGACCGAAATTAAACCAACTTTTCGCGCCGTTCGAAATGTTTCCTAAAAATATAAGTATCAATAAAAGAAAGGATATAAATAAAAATAAAAACACCAATACATTTGTGCGCTTTAGAAAACGAAAATCAATGAAAGAAAAAATAAAGAAGATCGCAAAAGAAAGAAGAACCCAAATAATCTGCTTGCTAAAAAAATCGCCTCCGCTTTCAAGAGGAGCAAAGGACTTCATCGTTACCAGGCCTGCTGCGACTATCGGAACAATAAAAACAACCAGAAGCCAGTCTATTCTTTTAAAAACTTTTTCTGCCATAGTGTTACTGCAATTTTACTGAGAAAATATTAAACATTGGAATTATTTCTTTAGCTACCACCTTCCCGGATAATAGTTCTGGCCAAGTAAAATTAATATCAGAAACTTGAAGTGGATTAAATTGATCTAAATAAGTGCGACTAGCTGAAATGGCATTGCCACTTGCATCATAAAGAATTGTAATCACATTCATATCAGGAATAGTAAAAAGTGAATTATTTTTTATAGTAGCAGAAAGCTTGGGTGAGGTCGTTTCATCCACAAGTTGTATATTTGAAATTAAAATTTTTAATTGATCAATCTTCTCCTCCGACACTTGAAGCCACATGGGTATCTGTGTAAATTCAAAAGTGACATAAACAGGAATAGAATTCCCGATGTCTATTCCCGGTTCAAAAATAGCGAAGTTGCTTCCTGGAGGGATAAAAGTACTTCCCTCTCTCTTCCCGATATAAACATTATTCGTATTAGCAAAACGAAATCTATAATTTATTTTTTCAACTCCGGCGTTTTTATTGTGATTTGTGAGGTAAGCCACAGCATTATAACGTCCAGGCACGACTTCAAAAGCGCGAGCCCAGAGAATAGAAACGGCATCCGCCTGATCGGAGCAAAATTTTAAACAAGACCCTCCGCAATCTATCCCCGTTTCGTCTCCATTTTGTTTACCATCAAAACAGGTCGGCGCCTTATTGAAACTCGGATAAATTAATAAAAATCCAAATATAGAAAAAAATAAAATTAAAACAACTACGTAAAAAATTTGCCGTTTCAAGCTCCAAGTAATCAATGCCATATAAAGACATAATAGCATGTAAGTCCAAAAAGAGAAAAGCTCAGCCATACATTCACAAAGTGAACAACAACTGAGCTTAAAAAGAGGGGATTAGAAAGAAAAAACAAAACACATAATCCCCCAAGAAACAATTATAACTGCGGCTGCCGGCAGGGCAACCGCCCACACCCATGTCCCTAAGGACATGGGATAAGGCACAAAAAGTCCTTTCATAGAACCTCCTTTCTAACTAAGATTATATCACACAAAATATAAAAATGTCAAGCGAATGTATTGGCTACCCACATATTGCACCCCTACCCATAATAGGGACATATGAAACAATTCAACATAAGCAAAGGAGTAGTCGGTTTTAGAACAGCCACAGAGAATATCGTTCGGTCGAGAATACCAGAAAAGGATAGAGAGAAGGTATTGCAAAGATTAAAGGTCTTAGATCATGCTCAGAAGTTTGGAATCAAATCAGCCATTGACGCCTACGGTGTCTGTGAACGCACCATTAAGTACTGGAGAAAGAAATTAAGAGAATCGCACAATGTATTTGCAGAGTTAGCACCAAAGACAACTAGACCCTTTCATACCAGAAAAGAAAAAACTCCTCAAAAAGTGAAAGAATATATTCGTGATTTGAAGAAGTCTAAACCAAGACTAGGAAAAGAAAAAATCGTAGAATTAGTGCGAGTGGATACTGGATATGTTCTTTCACCCACAACCGTTTGGAATATCATTCAATATTGGAAAAGAAGAGGAGAAATTCCAGATCGAGTTAGATACACATTAAATGGAGCCACCGGTAGACTCATTGAAAGAAAATGGAAAAAGAGCAAGAAGAAACTACGTAGAAAAGAATATATGCCAGAGAATCCAGGAGATCTGATTCAAATCGATACAATTGTTGTATGGATTCTAGGAAAGAAATATTACATCCTCACTGCCATTGATATTCTCACTCGTTTAGCCTACGCTTTTGTTTCCAATTCTCACAGCTCAAGTATGGCTCGAGATTTTCTGAAAGCATTACCAAATATTTTTGGATATGCAGTTAAAAAAGTGCAAACAGACAATGGCACTGAATTTGCCAAACATTTTGATGAAGCTTGCATCTATCTGAGCATTGATCATTTTTGGAATTACCCCAGACATCCGAAACAAAATGCTTTCATTGAAAGATTTAATCGCACGATCCAAGAAGAATGGGTTACGACCAGACAATCGCTTTTCATTAATGGAGAGTTGGATAGATTAAATGAAGATCTTGTTGCTTGGCTTACTTGGTACAATACCGTCAGACCACATTGGGGACTTCACTTAGAAACTCCAAGAGGCTATACTGAACGCATTACTAAAAAAGACTAGGGTGCAAAATGTGTTCTGACTAATACAGCGAAATCTTGACAACGACAAAAATAACCATATAAATATAGCTTTTTGATTAGAATCAAGTACTCGGTGCTGGCGACTGCCTACTTTTGCCATGAAGACTATCATCGGCTCGACAAGGCTTAACTTCTCTGTTCGGAATGGGAAGAGGTGTGACCCTTGCGACAAATCACCAACACTGAAAACTCGATCGAATAATTTTTTTTGTGATTTCCAAATTTCTTAACAGGAATCGAAACATTAGTACTTCTCAGCTCAACGTATTGCTACGCTTACACTTAAAGCCTATCAACGTGATCATCTCTCACGGTTCTTAACGATTCCTAATCTTGAAGCTGGCTTCCCTCTTAGATGCTTTCAGAGGTTATCCATTCCCGACATAGCTACCGAGCAGTGCCCTTGGCAGGACAGCTCGCACACCAGAGGTCAGTTCACATCGGTCCTCTCGTACTAGATGCAAATCTTCTCAAGAATCAACGAGTGCAGTAGATAGGAGACCAACCTGTCTCACGCATGATATCACAAATTGCTTTGTGCATTGGACTATACGTTCGCAATTGCTTGCGGCCGGTTTGTAGTCTCTACAAGGAAAAATTCCTCTCGGTATTATCCCAATGGGATTTCACCGAAAACCCCGACTTCATTCTCAAAATAAATTGAAAACCGCCGTGATTTGATTGGTTCTATCACTATACTTTCAAAACGAAAAAACTAAAACATAAATTAAATAATTTTCCTCTGAGGGTTCAAACTGTACAAAATCCCCCTTCCCCCTCTCCTTAATAAGGAGAGGGTTGGGGTGAGGTTCTGTACGGTCTGAACCCAGCTCGCGTACCTTTTTAATTGGCGAACAGCCAAACGCTTGGCAGCTTCTCCACCGCCGCGCTAAGGTGAGCCGACATCGAGGTGCCGAACTCCGCCGTCGATATGAACTCTTGGGCGGAACTAGCCTGTTATCCCTAGAGTAGCTTTTATCCGTTAATCTCCCACCGCGTCTAATACGGGTGGTCGGTTCACTATGTTCTACTTTCGTACCTGCTCGAGATGTGCCTCTTACAGTCAAGCAATCTTGTGCCATTACACTATCGGCACGGTTTCCATTCGCGCCTAGATTACCTTTAAACCCCTCCTTTACTCTTTAGGAGGGTACAGCCCCAGTAAAACTATCCACCATATACTGTCTCAATACGTTTTTGCCGTATTGGTTAGAACATGCCTTCAAAAAGAATGGTATTTCACTGTCGAGTAGAGTACAGCCAAAACCGTACACATCAAACCCCTCCCATCTATGCTACGCAGTCCAAAAACATGCTCAATATAAAGTTATAGTAAAGCTTCTAGGGTCTTTTCGTCTAACTGCACTTAACCGGCATCTTCACCGGTATTGTATTTTCACCGAGCTGGTCCCCGAGACAGTTTCCCACTCATTACACCATTCGTGCGCGTCGGAACTTACCCGACAAGGTATTTCGCTAGGGTTACCTTAATCTTTATGTCGCCATAAAGCCCGAACTCTATCTTACTAAGTTTATGCTTAGCCTGACGTTTGGTTTCTGAGGATTCTAATAATATTCGCTCTGCTTTTTCTATGATTCATCTTTTCCATTATTTTGGCTATGCGTACAGCTCCATTGATTTTTAGATGATTGCCTTTTTGTATTTCATTAAGACACTTAGAAAATAATTCAAAATTCTTTCTTTTTGCAGTTTTTAATTTATATTGATTAAAGAAAGGAATGATTGTATTTACTAAGTCTTCTTTTTTGCGGACAACATATCTATAAAGATGTTCTTTGTGGTTATCATATCTTTTATTTTGATACAGATTACCAACTCCAAAAAAATCTTTTATCTTTTTTAAGCTTTCAATACTACTTTCACCTTGTGTAACGGAAAATTCATAAAATATTTGGTATCCGGTTTTGTATCCCCGTCGAATTCTATTTTTTTCTTTCTTGTCAGATTGTTTGACAAAATTAGTAGAAAAACATCCTTCTCCGTCTACAAAACCAACTACCCAACCAATCATTATTAGTCTTTCCTGCTGATTTTCTGCATGAGATACTTTTTTAC from Candidatus Paceibacterota bacterium includes:
- the secD gene encoding protein translocase subunit SecD, with translation MWKKIVLTLIILILGAGIGFFVYKSEANYRRLPIGTKATGLAKFSFKLGLDLSGGSHLIYKADTSLVPVSQVGDSMNALRDVIERRINLFGVSEPVVQVQHGGFVSGATGEQLIVDLPGVTDVKQAIDMIGQTPLLEFKIEAPKGTPQTATVGKDGKVTLDINSQFISTDLTGRYLKKAILEFDTNTREPKISLQFDDTGTKLFAQITKDNIGKMVAIYLDGAPISTPVVREEIPNGQAVISGSFTPTEAKLLVGRLNSGALPVPITLLSTQTIGATLGGSAINAGVKAAIIGFFLVALFLILLYRLPGLIATISLCIFIVIILALFKLMPVTLTAAGIAGFIISMGIAVDANVLIFERVKEELRSGKSIADSIAIGFSRAWFSIRDSNISSFITAVILFWFGTSLIQGFALTLGMGIIVSMFSAIVITRIFLSTVSFIGEGKVARFLFSSGFSNGQKSENK
- a CDS encoding VTT domain-containing protein — translated: MILSFIENLGLLGIFFVVFAESGLFFCFFFPGGSLLFSAGVLASAGYFNIFYLFFGSVLFAILGDSVGYWTGKKMGPRIFSKRNSFFFNKNNLDKTAKFYDKYGKRTIVFARFVPIVRTFAPIMAGAGNMKYNSFIFYNIFGAFLWISSMIFSGYFLGNSVNNINQYILPIILFIIVLSLIPIICEFLKKKK
- a CDS encoding phosphatase PAP2 family protein → MNNAIFFFFYNLAHQSKIFDGIVIFFAVYFIYIAIILAGIFLLFYYKVLPSQNPVRELINKWKDFVPVGLSVVVAWFFNKFIAKILFHTLRPFVVFSQVRPLFGETGFAFPSGHSAVASALAFALFYINKKISYIFMLFALLIGVSRVISGVHFPIDILGGFIEGFIIAYLANRVTNFFFKTK
- the cas2 gene encoding CRISPR-associated endonuclease Cas2 — its product is MTSRYYKGMRVNAFGLPIFSLTKKEQNKKSRKRIRSLYHVSFLSSFEKDAPKNLLLIYDIPEERKKERDWFRRQLVKFEYIMIQKSVWVGPSPLPKDFLKYLKEIKIRNNFKTFKLAKPYNK
- a CDS encoding Type 1 glutamine amidotransferase-like domain-containing protein, whose protein sequence is MTKYILNSGGSKNYPDLAKKFFAEIVKNLGNNPRLLMCFFAQPREDWEIKFSEFKEKCKMFPEEATPIFELAFPENFEEQIKNSAVVYIHGGDDHLLQYWLRQFDIPKIWEGKVIATSSAGSDAISKYFWTCDWRRCMDGLSILPIKFLPHYKSSYGSDDPRGPIDWDKALEELKNYKENLPIHALKEGEYVVIES
- a CDS encoding bifunctional 5,10-methylenetetrahydrofolate dehydrogenase/5,10-methenyltetrahydrofolate cyclohydrolase — encoded protein: MTIIDGKKIRNEILEKVKTEVKELSFKPVFCDVLVGEDPASLQYVQMKGRMAESVGISFHKANFPASITTSELIKEIEILNKVQNMRGIIIQLPLPEHIDKQTALNGIDPKLDVDCLGTVASEKFYSGETAVGFPTALACMALLDSLNLDLKGKKIVVLGQGLLVGKPVTALLKFRGLDPIIIRSKTENKEELIKQADVIILGIGKGKYITGGMIKQGAILIDAGTSEDVGLLGTRKNIVGDVDFESVKDVAGYVSPVPGGVGPVTVAMLLNNVLTVAKSFKND
- the rodA gene encoding rod shape-determining protein RodA encodes the protein MAEKVFKRIDWLLVVFIVPIVAAGLVTMKSFAPLESGGDFFSKQIIWVLLSFAIFFIFSFIDFRFLKRTNVLVFLFLFISFLLLILIFLGNISNGAKSWFNFGLFFFQPVDVMKLVLVLVLAKYFSRRHVEIRDIKHIFISGLYAFFPLVLVLFQPDFGSAMIIFFIWLGMVLVSGISKVHLFAVFAVGVLIFASLWFVAFKPYQKARIYSFINPLADIHKTGYNVFQSTIAVGSGQILGKGLGFGTQSRLKFLPVPQSDFIFAAFAEEWGFVGCSLILLFYCLVIWRILLSASLGASNFEILFGMGIAIYFMSHILINIGMNLGLLPVTGIPLSFMSYGGSHLLTEFAGLGILMGLRRYSRPAHRDDMKNEFLGI
- a CDS encoding integrase core domain-containing protein, with the translated sequence MKQFNISKGVVGFRTATENIVRSRIPEKDREKVLQRLKVLDHAQKFGIKSAIDAYGVCERTIKYWRKKLRESHNVFAELAPKTTRPFHTRKEKTPQKVKEYIRDLKKSKPRLGKEKIVELVRVDTGYVLSPTTVWNIIQYWKRRGEIPDRVRYTLNGATGRLIERKWKKSKKKLRRKEYMPENPGDLIQIDTIVVWILGKKYYILTAIDILTRLAYAFVSNSHSSSMARDFLKALPNIFGYAVKKVQTDNGTEFAKHFDEACIYLSIDHFWNYPRHPKQNAFIERFNRTIQEEWVTTRQSLFINGELDRLNEDLVAWLTWYNTVRPHWGLHLETPRGYTERITKKD